From the Penicillium oxalicum strain HP7-1 chromosome V, whole genome shotgun sequence genome, one window contains:
- a CDS encoding tRNA (carboxymethyluridine(34)-5-O)-methyltransferase, whose translation MVDPSTPSMSNPAQGPEIEAESYEEQNVHEVYQKIAGHFSATRYKPWPIVERFLSSLVPGSVGLDVGCGNGKNLQVNRDVFIVASDRSENLAKFALQHHPHSAVVADILHLPHRDASFDFAVCIAVVHHMSTPARRVQAIAEILRTIKRGSDKSPGGQILIYAWALEQKNSRRGWDKGDSQDLMVPWVRRAKPGSGEEDETFHRYYHLYESGELERDIEQAGGVVVESGYEKDNWWAIATPRPVS comes from the exons ATGGTTGATCCATCTACGCCCTCCATGTCGAACCCTGCACAAGGTCCTGAGATAGAGGCCGAGTCTTATGAAGAACAGAATGTGCATGAAGTGTATCAAAAGATTGCGGGTCATTTCTCGGCGACTCGATATAAG CCATGGCCCATTGTGGAAAGGTTTCTCTCCAGTCTCGTCCCCGGATCCGTGGGATTGGATGTAGGTTGTGGGAATGGGAAGAATTTGCAGGTGAATCGTGACGTGTTTATCGTTGCCTCGGATCG ATCTGAGAATTTAGCCAAGTTTGCTCTTCAGCACCACCCGCATTCGGCTGTCGTGGCGGacattctccatctccctcACCGGGATGCATCTTTTGACTTTGCTGTCTGCATCGCCGTGGTCCATCACATGTCCACCCCTGCGCGACGGGTGCAAGCCATCGCGGAGATTCTGCGAACCATCAAGCGCGGATCAGACAAGTCACCCGGTGGACAGATCCTGATCTACGCGTGGGCACTGGAGCAAAAGAACAGTCGTCGCGGGTGGGATAAGGGCGACTCGCAAGATTTGATGGTTCCATGGGTGCGCCGAGCCAAGCCTGGctcgggggaggaggacgagacgTTTCACCGGTACTATCATCTATATGAGAGTGGCGAGTTGGAACGTGACATTGAGCAAGCGGGGGGAGTCGTGGTGGAATCGGGGTATGAAAAGGATAATTGGTGGGCGATTGCGACGCCTCGGCCCGTTTCATGA